A single genomic interval of Oceanithermus profundus DSM 14977 harbors:
- a CDS encoding prohibitin family protein, giving the protein MGILLIVALVAVVLGIGLLAQPGRRSLGTALILTGLLLGVVSRSFVVVPAGHVGVVFNVFSGVQPDALDEGLHFVLPLVQEVVLYDARLQEVTLSKSNARRVGFGPIQARSKEGLDIGVDVTVQYRIEKAKAPLLHKEVGPAYRETMIVPQIRSKVRDAVGLFNAAELISTRRGDLERSVTTALREALAQKHIILESVLLREIRIPDTVARVIEEKQTAEQQVQIEENRRRQAEIAAQRRVIEAQAERDAAILKAEGEAKALELRGEALKRYPQVIQLTVAEKLAPNIKTIMLPTDGNFLLDLRKLEEAAPAR; this is encoded by the coding sequence ATGGGAATCTTGCTGATCGTGGCGCTGGTCGCCGTGGTGTTGGGCATCGGGTTGCTGGCCCAGCCCGGGCGCCGCAGCCTGGGCACGGCGTTGATCCTTACCGGGTTGCTCCTCGGGGTGGTCTCGCGCAGTTTCGTGGTCGTCCCCGCGGGGCACGTGGGCGTCGTTTTCAACGTCTTCTCGGGCGTGCAGCCCGACGCCCTCGACGAGGGGCTGCACTTCGTCCTGCCGCTCGTGCAGGAGGTGGTGCTCTACGACGCGCGGCTGCAGGAGGTCACCCTCTCGAAGTCCAACGCCCGCCGGGTCGGCTTCGGCCCCATCCAGGCGCGCAGCAAAGAGGGGCTGGACATCGGGGTTGACGTGACCGTGCAGTACCGCATCGAGAAGGCGAAGGCGCCGCTCTTGCACAAGGAGGTGGGCCCGGCCTACCGCGAGACGATGATCGTGCCCCAGATCCGCAGCAAGGTGCGCGACGCCGTCGGCCTCTTCAACGCCGCGGAGCTGATCAGCACCCGCCGCGGCGACCTGGAGCGCTCGGTGACCACCGCCCTGCGGGAGGCGCTGGCGCAGAAGCACATCATCCTCGAGTCGGTGCTGCTGCGCGAGATCCGCATCCCCGACACGGTGGCGCGTGTGATTGAGGAAAAGCAGACGGCCGAGCAGCAGGTGCAGATCGAGGAAAACCGCCGCCGCCAGGCAGAGATCGCCGCCCAGCGGCGCGTCATCGAGGCCCAGGCCGAGCGCGACGCAGCTATCCTCAAGGCCGAAGGCGAGGCCAAGGCGCTGGAGCTGCGCGGTGAGGCGCTGAAGCGCTACCCGCAGGTGATCCAGCTGACCGTGGCCGAGAAGCTGGCCCCCAACATCAAGACGATCATGCTGCCCACCGACGGCAACTTCCTGCTCGACCTGCGCAAGCTGGAAGAGGCGGCTCCGGCCCGCTAG
- a CDS encoding carboxypeptidase regulatory-like domain-containing protein, which translates to MRLKLFIGALLMLVLAACGEFVTPNATISGYVVDMKAGEPVEGVSVTIVQTGESATTDAQGYYSIDTKRGRYTLVFTKAGFATSKVTGLLTLDEKTLYSTILRPVFDPQATVEPPELNLDIPDWYEPGQEITVTVSGSVADPDTNGFQFLDVALGQQGGSSGYLNGYVRHQRFFDFDGSDKEVTIDTTGYNDFVTVHAVAYDVNGNRTEAIGYLYRSPDLTAAAPANPTDLKAQAVTFGDVAVFGTLSVPGLTGDAIVNAMKSGDVAALKRLGEAVQSAAKQGTAAPQGGSLDKAITWVDLNWGYDPNAAAPEAFEIFRKNGENGDFYRIGRIAAEDAQNLDENGDPIPGSYSFRDATPGTLPGVLLTYRVEAVNGDKRAASDAYSVTPLPVFKVQAVSPGDNVTDVDLAPGYVISVENSSTINYFMAIVLDRVQVDGFNVEYQSPLFVVNGADGEFHPFANYGYTGIPHGLIDLGNGYGFSGEILQPFHTYDWQPFAVTAHVNDNGDMDAVSIGSDFFGLWGPFGVEDGPVNTFVTGSGVAATANAEGR; encoded by the coding sequence ATGAGGTTGAAACTATTCATCGGAGCACTGTTGATGTTGGTACTCGCCGCCTGCGGGGAGTTCGTGACCCCGAACGCCACGATCAGCGGCTATGTGGTGGACATGAAGGCCGGCGAACCCGTAGAGGGCGTCAGCGTGACCATCGTCCAAACCGGCGAATCCGCCACGACGGACGCCCAGGGCTACTATTCGATCGACACCAAGCGGGGCCGCTACACCCTGGTCTTCACCAAGGCCGGCTTCGCGACCTCGAAGGTGACGGGGCTCCTGACGCTCGACGAGAAGACCCTGTACAGCACCATCCTTCGCCCGGTGTTTGATCCCCAGGCCACCGTCGAACCCCCCGAGCTGAACCTCGACATTCCCGACTGGTACGAGCCGGGTCAGGAGATCACGGTCACCGTCAGCGGATCGGTCGCCGACCCCGACACCAACGGCTTCCAGTTCCTGGACGTGGCTCTCGGGCAGCAGGGCGGCAGCTCGGGCTACCTGAACGGCTACGTGCGCCATCAGCGCTTCTTCGACTTCGACGGCAGCGACAAAGAGGTCACGATCGACACGACGGGCTACAACGACTTCGTCACCGTGCACGCGGTCGCCTACGACGTCAACGGCAACCGCACCGAAGCCATCGGCTACCTCTACCGCAGCCCCGACCTCACCGCCGCCGCTCCCGCGAACCCCACCGACCTGAAGGCGCAGGCGGTCACCTTCGGCGACGTGGCCGTCTTCGGCACCCTGAGCGTCCCGGGCCTCACCGGCGACGCCATCGTGAACGCCATGAAGTCGGGCGACGTCGCGGCGCTGAAGCGGTTGGGCGAAGCGGTGCAGAGCGCCGCTAAACAAGGGACGGCCGCGCCCCAGGGCGGCAGCCTCGACAAGGCCATCACCTGGGTGGACCTCAACTGGGGCTACGATCCCAACGCCGCCGCGCCGGAAGCCTTCGAGATCTTCCGCAAGAACGGCGAGAACGGAGATTTCTACCGCATCGGCCGCATCGCCGCCGAGGACGCCCAGAACCTGGACGAGAACGGCGACCCGATCCCCGGTTCGTACAGCTTCCGCGACGCCACCCCCGGCACCCTTCCCGGCGTGCTGCTGACCTACCGCGTCGAGGCCGTGAACGGCGACAAGCGGGCCGCCTCGGACGCGTACAGCGTGACGCCGCTCCCGGTCTTCAAGGTGCAGGCCGTGTCCCCCGGCGACAACGTGACCGACGTGGACCTGGCCCCGGGGTACGTCATCTCGGTGGAGAACTCCTCGACGATCAACTACTTCATGGCCATCGTCCTCGACCGCGTGCAGGTGGACGGATTCAACGTCGAGTACCAATCGCCCCTGTTCGTCGTGAACGGAGCGGACGGCGAGTTCCATCCCTTCGCCAACTACGGCTACACCGGCATCCCCCACGGCTTGATCGACCTGGGCAATGGCTACGGGTTCTCGGGTGAAATCCTCCAGCCCTTCCACACCTACGACTGGCAGCCCTTCGCCGTGACCGCCCACGTCAACGACAACGGAGATATGGACGCGGTCTCGATCGGCTCCGACTTCTTCGGACTTTGGGGCCCCTTCGGCGTGGAGGACGGTCCCGTGAACACCTTCGTCACGGGCAGCGGCGTCGCCGCCACCGCCAACGCGGAGGGGAGGTAG